AGGAAGCTTTTCAGCCGATCACCGTCCATGCCGAGGCTGGGGAAATCGAAGCTCACCGTGCGCCGATCCAACAGGCGCATCACCACCGACTCGCCGAAACTGGTGGGCACCGTCGAGACACGCAAATCGAGCTCTTTGCCCTGAATGCGCAGCATGATGCGACCGTCCTGGGGCAAACGCCGCTCGGCGATGTCGAGCCGCGCCATGATCTTCAGACGCGAAATGATCGCGGCGGATGAACTCGACGGTGGCGCCTCGGCTTCATGCAAGACTCCGTCGATGCGGTAGCGCACCTTGAGCTGGCTTTCGAAGGGTTCGATATGAATATCCGACGCCCGCTGCTCCACAGCACATTGCAGAATCAGGTTGACCAGGCGAATCACTGGCGCCTCGGAGGCCAGATCCTTGAGGTGCTCGATGTCGTCTTCGGCGCCGCTGTTTTCGTCCAGCGATTCGATCAGCGCATCCATGGCGCTGCGGCCCTGGCCGTAAAGGCGTTCGATCAGCGTGTTGACATCGGCGGCCGTGGCCACGCGCAACGTAACGGTTTTTCCTGCGCAATAGCCCATCGCATCCAGAGCGTATTGCGTGAGCGGAGGACAGGCCATGACGGTCACGGTTGCGGTATCACTCGCCACCGCGACAACACCGTGATGACGCAGAAACCGTTCGCTGCCGATCATCAACGGCTCGATGTCCCAAGAGGTTTCGTCGAGTTGCAGGCGCGGTACGCCCAGCAACGTCGCGTAAGCCTCGACCGCCTGATCATCACGCACACTGCCCAGACGCAGCAGATTGCGCAGCACCTCCTCATCGCTATCACTTTCTGCCAGGCACAGTTTGCGTGCGCGATTGACGTCCGAGGCCTTGACCTCGGCGTTGTCGACTAACCACTGGCATATTGCAGATTGCGAAGGAAGTTGCATCAAGCTGATTAATATCTCTTGGGCGCAAGTAACTAACGACAAAAAACAACGAAGCGCCGACAGACGTTTCGTCGTTAAACCGTTAATTGACTGATCTATAACGCGCACATTGTCAAAGTGGGTGCTGACATATTTAACGAGCATTCACCGGGTGTTGTTCCACCCCATGAAGATCAAATGAAAAAGGCGGAAAAGTGACTGCCCGGAAAGCTTACCAGAGCGCTAAACCTAATTGCAACTAGGTTTAGCGCTTGATTTTATTTTGCTCTAGATCACATAAAAACGCTGTTTTCAGGCGAATCTGCATCAGATATCGGCATTTTATTAACGTATTTCTATCGAATAACGCCATCAATAGCAAAAACCTATCAATTTGCCAGCATCCTAAATAACACCCGAACGTCGCTTTTCATTGCATCAACTTCCATTCCTGAAAAATAATTTTGCGAGCATTGAACTTTCATGTGCATGCTTCGGACTTATGTGCGACTACAACATTGCAAGTTGCAATCGTGCAATAACGACTCTTCCACAAACCGAGAATTGATCGATGCTTCGAATCATGTCGCCCGTTATGGGCGCAATACTTTTGTGCGCGCAAAGTTTACCCGCCATGGCGGCGGATTCTTCTTCCTCGTCAGCGGATGGCGGCAATGCTGAACATCAGCTCCGTGAACAGATCGAGGCCAAACGCGATCAGCTCACCGGCGCCGCCAACCTGGCACCCGCCACGCAAACCGGCGTTGCCACGATGCTTGATGCTCCCCTGGAAACCAGTGACGCCCCGGCGCAGGTGCAACAACCATGA
The sequence above is drawn from the Pseudomonas sp. FP2196 genome and encodes:
- the gspE gene encoding type II secretion system ATPase GspE, with protein sequence MQLPSQSAICQWLVDNAEVKASDVNRARKLCLAESDSDEEVLRNLLRLGSVRDDQAVEAYATLLGVPRLQLDETSWDIEPLMIGSERFLRHHGVVAVASDTATVTVMACPPLTQYALDAMGYCAGKTVTLRVATAADVNTLIERLYGQGRSAMDALIESLDENSGAEDDIEHLKDLASEAPVIRLVNLILQCAVEQRASDIHIEPFESQLKVRYRIDGVLHEAEAPPSSSSAAIISRLKIMARLDIAERRLPQDGRIMLRIQGKELDLRVSTVPTSFGESVVMRLLDRRTVSFDFPSLGMDGDRLKSFLDVLESPHGILLVTGPTGSGKTTTLYTALSRLNTAERKIITVEDPVEYQLEGINQIQVKPAIGLDFANALRSIVRQDPDVIMIGEMRDLETCRIAIQSSLTGHLVLSTLHTNSAAASITRLLDMGVESYLIASTVKGILAQRLVRRLDPQTRIAFEAPPEMIAEHGLQRFTEQRPILLYRPDTASAGGGYHGRSAITELLVMNEELRSLLMRQADAETLEQAARRGGLRTLYEEGLRQAVAGITSLDEVLRVTRGD